ACTTGCTTTTTCGCCATATACACTTACTGACTCTGATAAAGCTATCTTTGTATACAGCTTTTTTTCCTTAGATAGTGCTTTTATCAAAGCCAGCATTGTCTCTGTATCTTTATACTTAATCAATAATTTTGATGCAATTGTTCTTTCTATAGGAGTCTTAGATTGCAATAATTTGTATAGTTCTTCTTTACTTTCATATCCATATTTTAAAAGGTCTTCATCTTCAACATAACCCCTTGATTTTAACTGATTAATATCACTTTTCATAATTATCATCCTTTAGTCATTTGCTTTTTATATTGCCATAATGTAAGTACATCAGAATGTACTATTTCACCAATCTTTATATAGCCCATCTTTTCATAAAAATGATGATTACGATAACTTTTATGGGGGGTAATGAGTTCCCACTCTAATGCATCAAGGTTATCTTTCTCAATGTATTCAATAGCTTTAGACCCTATGCCTAGACTCTGGAATTTGGGGATAACAGATATAACTCTTAGATAATAATTGTTATTTTCTCTTTTACGAACTATAATATCTCCTACTATTTCTCTATCAATAATAATCTTATATACAATGCGATTTTCTATTTGTCTTATTATAGCTTCTTTAGACTCATTATAGGAAGGGCATTCGCCGTATAAAAGATAATCATCATAAAAACATTTATTTTGGACTTCTATTAATTTTAAGGCATCATCAATACATGCACGTTCAATAGATATATTCATGTCAACCTCCATTTAGCTATTTTAACTAATTCTTGTCTCCAAAGCAATATTTGTATTAATAAGTATGTAGAATCAATCATGCTATTTTTCTTCCTTTGAAAGGTCTTTTTCCACCTTGAATTCTATAATTTCTCCATTAGAATAAGTCATTTTAATATGTCTCATAAGCGTCCAATCCTCATCTGGCTTTTTCCTAACCAGCCATAAGCGAATTGGATTATTTTTAGTGGACTTATCAAATATAATTACTTTATCATTATCAGTAATATCATAGCCAAGGTTTTCTACATACTCAAAAGATATATTTTCGACCTTACTATTATTTTTAAAATCCTTTAGATAATTAGTCGGTGCCGTTATTATAATTAAACCAACTATTATTCCAGAAATAATTAATCTTCCTTTATATTTATTATTCACTACCGAAGTTCCCAATGTAGCGCCTACAAATCCTAATAACAATCGGCTCTCTAAACTGGCTAACATATAAGGGGTAATGAAGTTTAAAATAAAGTAGCAGCTTAATATTACAATGGGAAACATGATATAATTATATTTTTTCATTCTCCATAGTCCAAGAAATAGGGTCCATAGGGCAAGACATATATATATTCCACCTATTACAATTATGGTTTCCCTTAATGTATCTGTTTTCATATAGCCATAGTATCCAGAAATCACTAGTATGGGAATATACATACCTATAATTTCAATTATTCTATAGATCATAGTTCCTTGCTTTATCTTTTCTTTTTTTTCAAAAACTGTTAACAATATTATAGTTATACAAGCAACTATAGCAGCAATTATTGATAGTATCCTCATATTTTATTCTCCTATTCTTTTAAATATAACCACAATAATGTTATGACATTATTGTTTGTTATGCCATTTTAACCTGATTTAAATCATCGTAAATCCATTTAAATGCTATAAAAGGTTTCATCCTTTCTTTTTCAACCTCATCGAGTAACCAGTATAATATATTCCAATCATTAAAACAAAGGATACTATAAATGTAAATACCATATCATGAATTGAAATGAAAAATAGTAAATTTTCTTCTAGCCATGAACTCACTCTTATTATTGGTAAGTAGAACATCTGAGGTGCAGATCCAACCACATTAAGCATAAATTGCCCCATAAATACCACCTGAAATATGATTAAAATCATACTAATAATGGCAAAGCAATTACCCAGTAAAATCGATTCTCTAGTTGTTTTTACATAATCATAGGATTTATATCCTAGAAAAAACCAGTATGTACAAAATAGGATACCAATAATTGAGATTATCGTCCCATACCAATCATATTTTATCATTGCATAATTAAGTAAATATCCTATAACAAATGGCGATAGCGAAAAAAATAACAATTTAAGTCTCTTCATATACAGTTCATCCTCCTTACCCCTTCCACTACAGATCGAATATTGATCATTATCAATTCAACCCTTTAAATCAAAGTAGCTGATATAAGTATTAATCCATATTTTTTCATATTCATATCTCTCTTTTCTGTTATATTCATTTTCATAATAGTTATCTACTATAAGCTGTTTTTCATATCCTTCCCACTTTTATTTCTTTTTTAATGTGATGACTCCCACTTCCGGTTTATTGAATACTCTTATTGGTGCTATACTATTCCCTAATCCTCTATTTACAATCATATTTACTTCATTATAATTGTATTTCCCACCATCATATTTTGGAAATAATCCTTGATTAGGAGCTATTATACCTCCTATAAAGGGAAGTCTTATTTGTCCCCCGTGGGCATGTCCACATAGAATCAAATCAATATTTTTCTCTTTATACAATTCAAACAATTCTGGTCTATGTGACAATAATATCGTAACCTGTTCTTCATTTATATTTTCTAGTAAAATATCAATTTTTTCATTTGTTATTTTATACCCATTATGGGGCTTTGAGTATTCTTCATAATATTTTGCTGGATCATCAATTCCTATGATATTTAATATTTTGTTCCCATATTTAATCTCAGCCTTATCATCACTAAGAATATGTACTCCTAAACCCTCAATACTCCTTTTTAATTCCCCATATTTTCCTGACCACCATTCATGATTTCCCGTTACATAGTATATGGGAGCCATATCTAGGAGTTTCTCAAGTAATCCTATGGCAGCAGCTTTATTGTAACGTCTCCTATCAATCAAATCACCTGTGATCACTATTATATTAGGATTTCTTTTTTTTATGATGTTGACTAAATTATTCTGACCAAATATCTTATTATGTATATCAGAGAGATGTATTATCCTAAATTCTTCATATTCACGAGGAAGCTTTTTTATCTCTATAATATAATTTGTTACAGTAATCCAATTGTTTTCTATGAATAAAAAAATCATTAGTGCAATAATAGTACAGATTATATTCCACTTTATATTAATCATATATATACCTAACTTTCTCTAAAAACTACATTCTATCTATTATTGTATAGTTCTCTTAATTGTCATAGGTTCCCTTCTAGTTTTTCCTTAATAATTTGTGAATTCTAGAATATTGAGGAAATTGCATAACTCTTACTTGACATAATTCCATAATACACGAAGGATGGCTTTGGAGATTTTCAAAAAATATATTTATATGTTAACCCCACCCAATGACTTCTAATGCCATATTTTCTATTGAATCTTTATATAGATACTTGTTATAATTATAATAAATGTATATTATTTAACTATTGAACTTTTTTTATAATGAAGCAAATTGCATAATTACTTCCTACAAAAAACATCCACTATATATAGTTTGAAAATCTCCAAAGGTATACCACCAAATATGCTATATCTTAAATATTCAAATTAAGGATGATATTCGCATATGCAATTTCCTCAATCAATAACATTATATATCTTAATAAAATCAGTAAATATCTAGGGGGACATTTTAGATGAAAAAGGGTAATAGATATTCAATAGGTGAAGTGGAAGAAATTTGTAATGTTCCTAAAAAAACATTACGATATTATGATGATATTAGATTGGTTGTACCTGAATTCAGAGATGAAGGTAGTAAATATCGATATTATAGTAAAGACCAAATGATAACACTATGTATAATTCGTAAGTTAAGAATGTATGGATTTAAGCTTAAAAGGATTCAAGAAATAATAAACGATAATAGCGCTGAAACTCTAAGGAAGAGTATTGAACTTAAATTACTAGAGATATCTGAAGAAATAAACACCCTTCAAAATATCTACCATGACGGGCATACTTTTTTAGAACGCCTTAAAGAAGGT
This is a stretch of genomic DNA from Maledivibacter sp.. It encodes these proteins:
- a CDS encoding GNAT family N-acetyltransferase is translated as MNISIERACIDDALKLIEVQNKCFYDDYLLYGECPSYNESKEAIIRQIENRIVYKIIIDREIVGDIIVRKRENNNYYLRVISVIPKFQSLGIGSKAIEYIEKDNLDALEWELITPHKSYRNHHFYEKMGYIKIGEIVHSDVLTLWQYKKQMTKG
- a CDS encoding metallophosphoesterase gives rise to the protein MINIKWNIICTIIALMIFLFIENNWITVTNYIIEIKKLPREYEEFRIIHLSDIHNKIFGQNNLVNIIKKRNPNIIVITGDLIDRRRYNKAAAIGLLEKLLDMAPIYYVTGNHEWWSGKYGELKRSIEGLGVHILSDDKAEIKYGNKILNIIGIDDPAKYYEEYSKPHNGYKITNEKIDILLENINEEQVTILLSHRPELFELYKEKNIDLILCGHAHGGQIRLPFIGGIIAPNQGLFPKYDGGKYNYNEVNMIVNRGLGNSIAPIRVFNKPEVGVITLKKK